TGGGCTTCCTCGACGCCAAGCTGGTGTCCGGCATCGACCTCATCCTTGAAATGGTGGGCTTCGAGGCCCAACTAGCCTGGGCCGACCTGGTGATTACCGGCGAGGGCCGGGTCGACCGGCAGACGCTGCACGGGAAGGGACCATACGGGGTGGCCCGGGCGGCCACTGCCGCCGGGCGGTCCACGATCGTCCTGGCCGGGTCGGTCGGGCCCGGGGCCTCCGACCTCGAAAGGGGAGCCCGAGCCGTGGTCCTGCCCATCGTCGACCGACCGATGCCGCTCGAGGCGGCCATGGAGGAAGGGGTGGCCCTCGTGGCCGCGGCCGTCGAGCGGGGTCTGAGGCTCTTCCTGATGGGCCGAGACTCTGACCACCCCGGTACGTAGAAGAAGAAGGAGTGCTGTAGAATGCGTAAACTATACCGTTCGCGTCGGGACCGGGTCGTCTCCGGAGTGTGCGGCGGGCTGGCCGACTACTTCGGGGTCGACGTTACCGTCATCCGGCTTCTGTGGGCCATCGCCGTATTCGCCGCCGGTACCGGGGTGGTCGCCTACATCGTCGCCATCCTGATCATCCCGTTGGAGCCCTGTGGTCACGACCAGTCCGGGCCGACCCAGGAGCCGAGGCCCTGACCCCGCTGATCGACTGCCGTAAATCGATGCCGCCCCGCGGCCTGTCCCCCGGGCGGCGTCCAAAAGGAGTGCTGATGGATGCACAGACTATATCGTTCACGCCATGAGCGGGTCATCGCCGGCGTGTGCGGCGGGCTTGCCGAGTACTTCCGGGTCGACGTTACCGTCATCCGGCTCTTGTGGGCCGTCGCCGTCTTCGCCGCCGGAACCGGCGTCATCGCCTACATCGTGGCCGTCCTGATCATCCCGGAGGAACCCTACGGATACAACGGCGGCTATAGCTCGAGCGGCGGCCCGGGGAGCGGGCCGACTGGGCCGACCGGGACGAGCGGGACCGGGACCGACGCCGGATCCGGCGCGGCCGGGCCGACTGGTTCGAGCAGCCCTTCCGGACCCGCCCGGGTCAATGGGAGCCGCTGGCCCCACAGCACCGGTAACCCTTCCGCCGTCTTCGGTTGGATCCTCCTCGGGCTCGGCCTGGTCTTCCTGGTCCGCAACTTCCTCCCCTGGATCGGCTGGGGTTGGTTCTGGCCCTTGGCTCTGGTCGCCTTCGGTCTGGTCATCCTGGTCAACTCGCTGAGGGGAGAGCACAAGTGAACCGCTATCTCGGCGGGGTCGTCAACGGCCTGCTCGTCGT
This window of the Bacillota bacterium genome carries:
- a CDS encoding PspC domain-containing protein; the encoded protein is MRKLYRSRRDRVVSGVCGGLADYFGVDVTVIRLLWAIAVFAAGTGVVAYIVAILIIPLEPCGHDQSGPTQEPRP
- a CDS encoding PspC domain-containing protein, yielding MHRLYRSRHERVIAGVCGGLAEYFRVDVTVIRLLWAVAVFAAGTGVIAYIVAVLIIPEEPYGYNGGYSSSGGPGSGPTGPTGTSGTGTDAGSGAAGPTGSSSPSGPARVNGSRWPHSTGNPSAVFGWILLGLGLVFLVRNFLPWIGWGWFWPLALVAFGLVILVNSLRGEHK